One window of the Thermococcus sp. genome contains the following:
- the porB gene encoding pyruvate synthase subunit PorB, which yields MAVRKPPITTREYWAPGHAACAGCGCATALKLATKAFSEAMEEKYGDPNAFAIAQATGCMEVVSAVFPYTAWKAPWVHVAFENAAAVASGVEAAWKKKGLKGKILAIGGDGGTADIGLQALSGMLERRHNVVYLMYDNEAYMNTGIQRSSSTPYGAWTTTSPPGKYSIGEDKPKKWVALIAAAHQIPYVATASIGNPFDYVRKMKKAAKVDGPAFVQVHCTCPTGWKSPLEKGVEIARLAIETGVWPLFEIENGDFHNIKIQSPGGGAKVKREGGKVVAIEFKKPIEEYLKLQGRFKHLFKQPEAIDQLREQIKAMWKVLGVDVYLPKPEE from the coding sequence ATGGCCGTTAGGAAGCCCCCAATCACAACTCGCGAGTATTGGGCACCCGGACATGCAGCCTGTGCCGGATGTGGCTGTGCCACTGCTCTCAAACTGGCCACCAAGGCCTTTAGTGAGGCCATGGAAGAAAAATACGGCGACCCCAACGCCTTCGCTATAGCCCAGGCAACTGGATGTATGGAGGTCGTTTCGGCGGTATTCCCGTACACAGCCTGGAAGGCTCCCTGGGTTCACGTGGCCTTTGAGAACGCGGCCGCTGTTGCGAGCGGTGTTGAGGCCGCTTGGAAGAAGAAGGGACTCAAGGGCAAGATACTGGCCATAGGCGGTGACGGTGGAACCGCTGATATTGGCCTTCAGGCCCTCTCAGGTATGCTCGAGAGGAGGCACAACGTGGTCTATTTGATGTACGACAACGAGGCTTACATGAACACCGGAATCCAGCGTTCGAGCTCAACCCCCTACGGAGCTTGGACGACCACCAGCCCACCGGGCAAGTACTCAATCGGTGAGGACAAGCCCAAGAAGTGGGTGGCTCTTATAGCGGCCGCTCACCAGATACCCTACGTCGCCACCGCGAGCATAGGCAACCCCTTCGACTACGTCAGGAAGATGAAGAAGGCCGCTAAGGTCGACGGTCCGGCCTTCGTGCAGGTTCACTGCACCTGCCCGACCGGATGGAAGAGCCCGCTTGAGAAGGGCGTTGAGATTGCCCGCTTGGCAATTGAAACCGGTGTCTGGCCGCTCTTCGAGATTGAAAACGGTGACTTCCACAACATCAAGATACAGAGCCCTGGAGGAGGCGCCAAGGTCAAGCGTGAGGGAGGTAAAGTTGTTGCCATCGAGTTCAAGAAGCCAATCGAGGAGTACCTTAAGTTACAGGGCAGGTTCAAGCACCTCTTCAAGCAGCCGGAAGCAATAGACCAGCTCAGGGAGCAGATAAAGGCCATGTGGAAGGTTCTCGGCGTTGATGTCTATCTTCCTAAGCCCGAGGAGTGA
- a CDS encoding Mrp/NBP35 family ATP-binding protein encodes MTIKAPTLNVGGLGADPLTERIKEKQKKWKYKVAVLSGKGGVGKSTVAVNLAAALAKKGYYVGLLDADIHGPNVAKMLGVDKADVLAERMEDGRFEMLPPMADFMGQITPIKVMSMGFLVPEDQPIIWRGALVTKAIKQLLGDVKWGELDFMIIDFPPGTGDEILTVVQNVQLDAAVIVTTPQEVALLDTGKAVNMMKKMEVPYIAVVENMSYLICPHCGNEIDLFGRGGGKKLAEKEGVEFLGEIPIDLKAREASDAGIPIVLYDDTLAAKAFMELAEKLVKKLEELKGENGEGKTE; translated from the coding sequence ATGACGATTAAGGCTCCGACGCTGAACGTAGGGGGTCTGGGCGCTGACCCTCTCACGGAGAGGATAAAGGAAAAGCAGAAGAAGTGGAAGTACAAGGTGGCGGTTCTAAGCGGTAAGGGTGGTGTCGGAAAGAGCACCGTTGCTGTAAACCTCGCGGCGGCTCTGGCAAAGAAGGGCTACTACGTGGGACTCCTCGACGCGGACATCCACGGGCCGAACGTTGCCAAGATGCTCGGCGTTGACAAAGCCGACGTTCTCGCAGAAAGAATGGAGGACGGACGCTTCGAGATGTTGCCTCCGATGGCAGACTTCATGGGTCAGATAACACCGATTAAGGTCATGAGCATGGGCTTTCTCGTCCCCGAGGATCAGCCGATAATCTGGCGCGGTGCTCTAGTTACCAAGGCAATTAAACAGCTTCTCGGCGATGTCAAGTGGGGTGAGCTGGACTTTATGATAATCGACTTCCCGCCCGGAACCGGTGACGAGATTCTCACCGTTGTGCAGAACGTCCAACTCGACGCGGCTGTGATAGTCACAACTCCCCAGGAGGTAGCGCTACTCGACACCGGAAAGGCCGTTAACATGATGAAGAAGATGGAGGTTCCTTACATAGCGGTAGTCGAGAACATGAGCTACCTCATTTGCCCGCACTGTGGAAACGAGATTGACCTCTTCGGCAGAGGTGGAGGCAAGAAGCTTGCCGAGAAGGAGGGCGTCGAGTTCCTCGGGGAGATACCCATAGACCTCAAGGCCAGGGAAGCGAGCGACGCCGGAATTCCGATAGTCCTCTACGATGACACTCTGGCGGCAAAGGCCTTCATGGAGCTGGCTGAAAAGCTCGTGAAGAAGCTTGAGGAGCTCAAGGGAGAGAATGGCGAAGGGAAGACCGAGTGA
- a CDS encoding DUF2110 family protein has translation MEEVVILEKVYGDRSGFEKLHRKLRSLLGDLEVEWKLSATTKNWVKVSLKGEDEEISANLVREEFGEVPYSLKNVEIGKTYRGRFIDLGKVGYGAYVDIGIFRPKPKDALIPLYYLKRTFGDRPVRQMIREFGWVDDLPVEVEVTNVEFGAREVELAFSDKQLKKIRNWLSDGYDKLFITGTISERVEEVLIKTGHGRDVKRMEELGLMETLLVLKKGTQAPGIIKAIGPLLKGAVFGAIKFE, from the coding sequence ATGGAAGAAGTGGTTATTCTTGAGAAGGTTTATGGTGACAGGAGTGGTTTTGAAAAGCTTCACAGGAAGCTCCGCTCTCTTCTGGGCGATTTGGAAGTTGAGTGGAAGCTCTCCGCGACAACCAAAAACTGGGTGAAGGTAAGCCTCAAAGGGGAGGACGAGGAGATAAGCGCAAACCTCGTTCGGGAGGAGTTCGGCGAGGTTCCATACAGCCTGAAGAACGTTGAAATCGGAAAAACCTACCGGGGGAGATTCATAGACCTCGGAAAAGTTGGTTACGGTGCCTACGTTGACATCGGCATATTCAGGCCAAAACCCAAGGACGCTCTAATTCCGCTCTATTACCTGAAGAGAACCTTTGGGGACAGGCCAGTGAGGCAGATGATACGGGAGTTCGGCTGGGTTGACGACCTGCCCGTTGAGGTTGAGGTGACAAACGTTGAATTTGGGGCCAGAGAAGTCGAGCTGGCCTTCAGCGATAAACAGTTGAAGAAGATTAGGAACTGGCTAAGCGACGGTTATGACAAGCTCTTCATAACCGGAACGATAAGCGAGAGAGTTGAGGAAGTGCTCATCAAGACAGGTCACGGCAGGGACGTCAAGAGGATGGAGGAGCTGGGCTTGATGGAGACACTCCTCGTTCTGAAGAAGGGAACCCAAGCACCGGGGATAATAAAAGCCATTGGGCCCCTCCTGAAGGGGGCGGTTTTTGGAGCAATCAAGTTTGAATGA
- the tfe gene encoding transcription factor E — protein sequence MEVVQVARRKNKELLEIARDIGGEEAVEVVKALEKMKEATDEELAEKTGIRVNTVRRILYKLNDHGLADFKRIRDPETGWYYYYWRLETKRLPEIIKAKKMAELKRLKEMLEEETNEIYYWCGEEGHPRLTFDEAMEYEFQCPICGKMLMQYDNSRIVEDLKKRIEELEIELGLKKKLKKKKKA from the coding sequence GTGGAGGTTGTCCAAGTGGCGAGACGGAAGAACAAGGAACTCCTTGAAATCGCGAGAGACATAGGTGGAGAAGAAGCCGTTGAGGTAGTCAAAGCCCTCGAAAAGATGAAAGAGGCAACCGATGAAGAGCTCGCAGAAAAAACTGGAATCAGAGTTAACACCGTCAGGAGAATCCTGTACAAGCTAAACGACCACGGACTTGCCGACTTCAAGAGAATCCGCGACCCTGAGACTGGGTGGTATTATTACTACTGGCGCCTTGAGACCAAGCGACTCCCCGAGATAATAAAGGCCAAAAAGATGGCCGAGCTGAAGAGACTGAAGGAAATGCTCGAGGAAGAGACCAACGAGATATACTACTGGTGTGGCGAAGAGGGTCATCCAAGGCTTACCTTTGACGAAGCAATGGAATACGAGTTCCAGTGTCCCATATGCGGTAAGATGCTCATGCAGTACGATAACAGTCGAATTGTTGAAGACCTAAAGAAGAGGATTGAAGAACTTGAAATCGAGCTCGGGCTTAAGAAAAAACTGAAAAAGAAAAAGAAAGCCTAA
- a CDS encoding ADP-dependent ribose-1-phosphate kinase translates to MFDVIGMGNLNYDIIFILDRFPEFHEKVVSREAHFGLGGAAGNTISWLATFGLKTGFIGAVGRDEIGEAHLRYFESIGVDTSGIDVVDVPSGIAVAMVHGDDKRIVKHLGANSLRRFKPDYAKRTKLLHLSSNPPELIEEAVRFANENGILISVDIGEATIPRDVEGMIDYLLMNEDEYKRKYGSLDTSLSNAKNLIITLNGGGAIVREGNETFEVRGLSAKVIDSTGAGDSFDAGVIYGILHGWSLMDSAKLGMLLAYLTVQKVGARSAIVPLKDVIRMSRELELGLPW, encoded by the coding sequence ATGTTCGACGTAATAGGCATGGGCAACCTGAACTACGACATAATCTTCATCCTCGACCGCTTTCCGGAGTTCCACGAAAAGGTCGTTTCGAGAGAAGCCCACTTTGGTCTCGGCGGTGCCGCTGGAAATACTATAAGCTGGCTTGCGACTTTTGGGCTTAAGACGGGCTTCATTGGTGCAGTTGGAAGGGACGAGATAGGAGAAGCCCATCTTAGATACTTCGAGAGCATTGGCGTCGATACCTCCGGGATAGATGTTGTCGATGTTCCCTCGGGCATTGCCGTTGCAATGGTTCATGGGGACGACAAGAGGATAGTCAAACATCTCGGGGCAAACTCACTCAGAAGGTTCAAGCCAGACTACGCAAAAAGGACAAAACTATTACACCTCTCATCAAACCCGCCGGAGCTCATTGAGGAGGCCGTTCGCTTTGCTAACGAAAACGGGATACTGATTTCGGTAGATATAGGAGAGGCCACCATTCCAAGGGATGTGGAGGGGATGATTGACTACCTCCTGATGAACGAGGACGAATACAAAAGGAAATACGGCTCGCTCGATACCTCCCTCAGCAACGCCAAGAACCTGATAATAACGCTAAACGGGGGAGGGGCGATTGTTAGGGAAGGCAACGAGACCTTTGAGGTCCGCGGGCTGAGCGCAAAGGTTATCGACAGCACGGGGGCGGGGGACTCCTTCGATGCGGGGGTAATCTACGGAATACTACATGGCTGGTCTCTTATGGATTCGGCAAAGCTTGGCATGTTGCTCGCCTACCTCACAGTTCAAAAGGTGGGAGCAAGAAGTGCCATAGTTCCCCTAAAAGATGTCATCAGAATGTCAAGGGAGCTTGAACTTGGTTTACCGTGGTAA
- a CDS encoding regulator of amino acid metabolism, contains ACT domain protein, with protein sequence MMLILEAYFKNYPARRKVAEFLFENGLSVKNGKIYLKNVEIPISELARSIGVNRKIIYHTIEYIEKTYPLKLIFERLNPLPSLIDVAPLMGWEVLEIDVEKSNYQGAFAEVMRILAENDVPIMEVFGRNLREETSKIFIVIDGTLPVETFAKIKDIHGFQRLILHTPEKEKERLVCNYCEVKYCPKRVLLEAISQRL encoded by the coding sequence ATGATGCTCATACTAGAGGCTTACTTCAAGAACTATCCCGCAAGGAGGAAGGTCGCTGAGTTCCTCTTTGAGAACGGTCTGAGCGTAAAGAACGGTAAAATCTACCTCAAAAACGTTGAAATTCCGATAAGCGAGCTGGCAAGATCCATCGGGGTTAACAGGAAAATCATATATCACACGATTGAATACATCGAGAAAACATACCCCCTCAAGCTCATCTTCGAGCGCCTAAACCCGTTGCCGAGCCTTATTGACGTGGCCCCTCTGATGGGCTGGGAAGTCCTTGAGATTGACGTGGAGAAGAGTAACTATCAGGGGGCCTTCGCCGAGGTGATGCGGATTCTGGCGGAAAACGACGTTCCCATCATGGAGGTCTTCGGCAGGAACCTGAGGGAGGAAACGAGCAAGATATTCATCGTCATTGATGGAACCCTTCCGGTTGAGACATTCGCAAAAATAAAGGACATCCACGGCTTTCAGAGGCTTATACTCCACACGCCGGAGAAGGAGAAGGAAAGGCTCGTCTGCAACTACTGTGAAGTCAAGTACTGCCCCAAGAGGGTTCTCCTTGAGGCCATCAGCCAACGACTTTAA
- a CDS encoding acylphosphatase, which produces MRKVRAHLKIYGRVQGVGFRWSMQREARKLGLAGWVRNLPDGSVEAVVEGDEERVEALIGWAHQGPPLARVTRVEVEWEEPEGLECFKVVG; this is translated from the coding sequence ATGAGGAAGGTCAGGGCACACCTTAAAATATACGGGCGCGTTCAGGGGGTTGGATTCCGCTGGAGCATGCAGAGGGAAGCAAGGAAGCTCGGATTAGCCGGCTGGGTGAGAAACCTCCCGGATGGAAGTGTTGAGGCTGTTGTCGAAGGCGACGAGGAGAGGGTTGAAGCCCTCATAGGCTGGGCCCACCAGGGGCCACCGCTTGCGAGGGTTACCAGAGTGGAGGTTGAGTGGGAAGAACCAGAGGGGCTGGAGTGCTTTAAAGTCGTTGGCTGA
- the cutA gene encoding divalent-cation tolerance protein CutA, translating to MEAIIVYTTFPDWESAKRVVRELLERKLIVCANLREHEAMYWWDGKIEEGKEVGAILKTEVSRWKALRDALRELHPYEVPLIARIDLDKLNREYSEWMARVLFG from the coding sequence ATGGAGGCAATAATCGTTTATACCACCTTCCCGGACTGGGAGAGTGCAAAGAGAGTCGTTAGGGAACTCCTCGAGAGAAAGCTCATCGTCTGCGCCAACCTTAGGGAACATGAGGCGATGTACTGGTGGGATGGGAAAATAGAGGAAGGGAAGGAGGTTGGGGCGATTCTCAAGACAGAGGTCAGCAGGTGGAAGGCCCTCAGGGATGCACTCAGGGAACTTCACCCCTACGAGGTGCCACTCATAGCTAGGATTGACCTCGATAAGCTCAACAGGGAGTACTCCGAATGGATGGCCAGGGTGTTATTTGGATGA
- a CDS encoding DUF99 family protein, with translation MIRKVKPEIRVVGFDDGTFSFSFKAERRKTVLFGVVMKGSKEVVGAVSRWITVDGTDVTEKLIDTILNSRFKDLRVIMLKGITYGGFNVVDLDALHRETGLPIIVVVRKRPDFGAMELALKKHFLDWRERFELLRKAPPLFEMIPGKLYVQALGLPVETAFQIVRVTTKTGLIPEPLRLAHIMASAFMTGESKRE, from the coding sequence ATGATTCGAAAGGTAAAGCCCGAGATTCGCGTGGTCGGCTTTGACGATGGGACGTTTTCCTTTTCTTTCAAAGCAGAGAGGCGGAAGACAGTTCTGTTCGGAGTCGTCATGAAGGGTTCAAAGGAAGTTGTGGGAGCCGTTTCCCGGTGGATAACCGTTGACGGGACCGATGTTACCGAGAAATTAATTGATACAATCCTTAACTCCCGCTTCAAAGACTTGAGGGTGATAATGCTGAAGGGGATAACCTACGGGGGCTTCAACGTCGTTGACCTCGATGCACTTCACCGTGAGACAGGACTTCCTATAATCGTCGTTGTCAGAAAGAGGCCTGATTTTGGGGCGATGGAGTTGGCCCTGAAAAAACATTTTCTGGACTGGCGTGAGAGGTTTGAACTGCTCAGGAAGGCGCCTCCCCTCTTTGAAATGATTCCGGGAAAGCTGTACGTTCAGGCACTTGGCCTACCAGTTGAGACGGCCTTTCAAATAGTCCGCGTCACCACAAAGACGGGTTTGATTCCCGAACCTTTGAGGTTGGCCCATATTATGGCAAGCGCCTTCATGACGGGGGAAAGCAAGAGGGAGTAG
- a CDS encoding universal stress protein, with protein MFERILYPTDFSEVSLHALKHCIPELFKLGAKELYLLHVIDITVTELEAFELEEVYKKKLEEIASELREKGINAKAEVRVGIPSLEIAEASEKADVDLIVTPSVGENVWRQMFMGSTASNLARTTKRPVLLLKYRKKDDSFELAVDCSELFKRPLVALDFSKCSVKIVQAVKKFEELIERGILLHSVDYGRIEELEHNIEIAKKNLEKSSKDLSAEFELEVMVGTASQAIIGTALAKGATLIVIGKKGRSILKDLILGSTAERVMRDSKLPVLLVPCE; from the coding sequence ATGTTTGAGAGAATCCTATACCCAACCGACTTTTCGGAAGTTTCACTTCACGCTTTAAAGCACTGCATTCCCGAGCTCTTCAAACTCGGCGCAAAAGAGCTTTACCTCCTCCACGTCATAGACATCACCGTCACGGAGCTCGAGGCCTTTGAGCTTGAAGAGGTTTACAAGAAAAAGCTTGAGGAGATAGCTAGCGAACTTCGAGAGAAGGGGATAAATGCAAAGGCGGAGGTAAGGGTTGGAATTCCTTCATTGGAGATAGCCGAGGCGAGCGAAAAAGCGGACGTGGACCTCATAGTCACACCGAGTGTTGGTGAAAACGTCTGGAGGCAGATGTTCATGGGGAGCACCGCATCGAACCTCGCAAGAACTACTAAAAGACCGGTTCTCCTTTTGAAGTACAGGAAGAAGGACGACTCCTTTGAGCTGGCCGTTGATTGTTCTGAACTCTTCAAAAGGCCACTTGTGGCACTTGATTTCTCCAAATGCTCGGTTAAGATTGTCCAGGCGGTTAAAAAGTTTGAGGAGCTCATTGAACGCGGAATACTCCTTCACTCCGTTGATTACGGTAGGATTGAGGAGCTCGAGCATAACATTGAAATAGCCAAGAAAAACCTCGAAAAGAGCTCAAAAGACCTCTCGGCGGAGTTCGAGCTTGAAGTAATGGTCGGAACGGCAAGCCAGGCAATAATAGGAACCGCCCTTGCAAAGGGCGCAACCCTCATAGTCATAGGCAAGAAAGGAAGGAGCATCCTCAAGGACTTAATCCTTGGGAGCACGGCCGAGAGGGTAATGAGGGACTCAAAACTTCCAGTTCTCCTCGTTCCGTGTGAATGA
- a CDS encoding ABC transporter ATP-binding protein — protein sequence MKEIVLKAENLYKTYRTGKISVPALRGASIEVYEGEFLAIIGPSGSGKTTLLNILGLLDVPDSGEVIIDGISVRGLDDDGLSEIRLRKIGFVFQHYNLIPILTALENVELPMILAGVPLKKRIERARELLRIVGIPYLEEYKPTEMSGGQQQMVAIARALANEPKIVLADEPTGNLDTKASEEVVNLMKRLNRERGTAFVVVTHDMDVARKADRVLKIRDGKLYEVRKL from the coding sequence ATGAAGGAGATAGTGCTGAAGGCTGAGAACCTCTATAAGACCTACCGAACGGGTAAGATTTCCGTGCCCGCCCTAAGGGGAGCAAGTATAGAAGTTTATGAGGGAGAATTTCTGGCCATTATAGGGCCGAGTGGGAGCGGAAAAACCACGCTCCTCAACATCCTTGGTCTTCTTGACGTTCCTGATTCTGGGGAAGTGATTATTGACGGGATTTCAGTTAGAGGCCTTGACGACGATGGGCTGTCCGAGATAAGGTTGAGGAAAATAGGGTTTGTTTTTCAACACTACAACCTTATTCCAATACTCACCGCACTTGAGAATGTGGAACTACCAATGATTCTGGCGGGGGTTCCCTTGAAAAAACGGATTGAGAGGGCTAGGGAGCTCCTCAGGATAGTGGGGATTCCCTACCTTGAGGAGTATAAACCGACTGAGATGAGCGGTGGACAGCAACAGATGGTTGCAATAGCGAGGGCCCTTGCCAACGAGCCCAAGATAGTTCTTGCGGACGAGCCAACGGGAAACCTCGATACCAAGGCCTCAGAAGAAGTTGTCAACCTGATGAAAAGGTTGAACCGGGAAAGGGGAACGGCCTTTGTTGTCGTTACCCATGATATGGACGTCGCCAGAAAGGCCGATAGAGTTTTGAAGATAAGGGACGGAAAGCTCTACGAGGTGAGAAAACTTTGA
- a CDS encoding ABC transporter permease: MDREILKIAFRNLHRRKIRTFFTMLGIIIAIASITALISIAEGFQLSISSTLQSTSNVVIVLPGMGASIWTIGTNTLNQSVVRELEKISHVEAVNPVLVKFTVMEYRGWEIPVTVMGIVPRDAQKFYALTGPQLQRGQFIPQGARFKALLGYSLANGKIQKEGGGYLNWQILPGQTIKLYDENGQVWEFKVSGNFQESGQSVIGGFIDTSVFVPLGTLQTMYNEPGKISFVELWVDDVAFVNDVKRAVQKILPSSTVITESQGIKVVVEIETMLNNLLMGIVSIALFVGALGVINTLLTSVMERTREIGTYRALGAKKRFILEMILLEGLMMTIIGGIIGFGFGVLLAEIIVGILRTKTPSLPNPVVDFRVVAVAFGVTLIIGLLASIYPAKKAAELKPAEAIRHVE; this comes from the coding sequence GTGGATAGGGAAATCCTGAAGATAGCCTTTAGGAACCTTCATAGGAGAAAAATCAGAACGTTTTTCACAATGCTCGGTATAATCATTGCCATAGCTTCGATAACGGCCCTGATTTCAATTGCCGAGGGTTTTCAGCTCTCGATAAGCAGTACACTGCAGAGCACGAGTAATGTTGTCATAGTGCTACCGGGTATGGGGGCTTCAATCTGGACCATCGGAACCAACACCCTGAACCAGAGCGTGGTCAGAGAGCTTGAGAAGATAAGCCACGTTGAGGCCGTTAATCCTGTTCTGGTTAAGTTCACAGTCATGGAATACCGTGGATGGGAGATACCCGTTACGGTGATGGGCATTGTCCCTAGAGATGCCCAGAAGTTTTATGCATTAACCGGGCCACAGCTCCAGAGGGGTCAGTTCATACCCCAAGGCGCTCGCTTCAAAGCCCTTCTTGGGTATTCCCTTGCAAACGGTAAGATACAGAAGGAGGGTGGTGGTTATCTAAACTGGCAGATACTTCCCGGTCAGACAATAAAGCTGTACGATGAGAATGGCCAGGTGTGGGAGTTTAAAGTCTCTGGGAACTTCCAGGAGAGTGGTCAGAGCGTCATTGGAGGTTTTATAGACACGAGCGTTTTCGTTCCCCTCGGAACCCTCCAGACGATGTACAACGAGCCGGGAAAGATTAGTTTTGTTGAACTCTGGGTTGACGACGTTGCTTTTGTAAACGATGTCAAAAGGGCCGTTCAAAAGATTCTTCCAAGTTCAACTGTAATAACTGAGAGCCAGGGCATTAAGGTAGTCGTCGAGATTGAAACTATGCTCAACAACCTTCTGATGGGAATAGTAAGCATAGCCCTCTTTGTGGGTGCACTTGGGGTCATCAACACGCTTCTAACTTCTGTCATGGAAAGGACAAGGGAAATTGGGACATACAGGGCCCTGGGTGCAAAGAAAAGGTTCATACTTGAGATGATACTGCTCGAAGGCCTCATGATGACTATTATCGGGGGGATTATTGGGTTTGGCTTTGGCGTTCTCCTGGCGGAAATCATAGTTGGAATATTGAGGACAAAAACTCCCAGTCTTCCGAATCCAGTGGTTGATTTTAGGGTTGTTGCAGTAGCTTTTGGAGTGACCCTGATTATAGGCCTCCTGGCGAGCATATATCCGGCCAAAAAGGCTGCCGAGCTCAAGCCCGCGGAGGCCATAAGACACGTGGAGTGA
- the gcvT gene encoding glycine cleavage system aminomethyltransferase GcvT encodes MVKRVHLFDWHKEHAKKVEEFAGWVMPIWYSSIKEEHLAVRNGVGIFDVSHMGEFIFRGKDALKFLQYVTTNDISKPPAISGTYTLVLNERGAVKDETLVFNMGNDEYLMICDSDAFEKLEAWFNAIKRGIEKFGELDLEIENKTYDMVMFSIQGPKARDLAKDLFGIDINDLWWFQAKEVELDGIKMLLSRSGYTGENGFEVYFEDANPYHPDESKRGEPEKALHVWKTILDAGEKYGIKPAGLGARDTLRLEAGYTLYGNETKELQLLSTDIDEVTPLQANLDFAIFWDKEFIGKDALLKQRERGLGRKLVHFKMVEKGIPREGYRVLANGEPIGEVTSGTLSPLLGIGIGIAFVKEEYAKPGLEMEVEIRGKPKKAITVAPPFYDPKKYGAFREE; translated from the coding sequence ATGGTCAAAAGAGTTCACCTCTTCGACTGGCATAAGGAGCACGCCAAGAAGGTTGAGGAGTTCGCCGGTTGGGTAATGCCTATTTGGTACTCCAGCATAAAAGAGGAGCACTTGGCTGTTAGGAACGGCGTCGGAATCTTCGACGTCTCCCACATGGGCGAGTTTATATTTCGCGGTAAAGATGCCTTGAAGTTCCTCCAGTATGTAACGACCAACGACATAAGCAAGCCCCCTGCAATAAGCGGGACTTATACGCTCGTCCTCAACGAGAGAGGTGCTGTGAAGGACGAGACTCTAGTTTTCAATATGGGAAACGACGAGTACCTGATGATATGCGACAGCGATGCATTCGAGAAGCTCGAGGCCTGGTTCAACGCGATAAAGCGCGGAATTGAGAAGTTCGGCGAGCTCGACCTCGAGATTGAAAACAAGACCTACGACATGGTGATGTTCTCGATACAGGGCCCGAAGGCGAGAGACCTCGCAAAGGACCTTTTTGGGATAGACATAAACGACCTCTGGTGGTTCCAGGCAAAGGAGGTCGAGCTCGACGGAATCAAGATGCTCCTCTCAAGGAGCGGCTACACTGGTGAGAACGGCTTTGAGGTTTACTTCGAGGACGCCAACCCCTATCACCCGGACGAGAGCAAGCGCGGGGAGCCAGAGAAGGCCCTCCACGTCTGGAAGACCATCCTCGATGCCGGGGAGAAGTATGGAATAAAGCCCGCTGGCCTTGGGGCTCGCGATACACTCAGGCTTGAGGCCGGCTACACGCTCTACGGCAACGAGACCAAGGAGCTTCAGCTTCTCAGTACCGATATAGATGAGGTTACTCCTCTCCAGGCAAACCTTGACTTCGCCATATTCTGGGACAAGGAGTTCATAGGGAAAGATGCCCTCCTCAAGCAGAGGGAGCGCGGTTTGGGAAGGAAGCTCGTTCACTTCAAGATGGTCGAGAAGGGCATTCCAAGGGAGGGCTACCGCGTTCTTGCTAACGGCGAGCCCATTGGCGAAGTCACGAGCGGGACACTCTCCCCGCTCCTCGGAATTGGCATTGGAATAGCCTTCGTTAAAGAGGAGTACGC